The segment TTGCTGCAAAAGTCGCCACCGGCCTGCAATTCTTTCCTGTAGACGCGCAGTCTTTGCGCGGAACTGTGGTGCGTATGGGTGCGCTCTGGCATAACCGCGAGGTCTGGCAAACCATGATGCGCAACGCGATGGCGCATCCGGTCGGCTGGGATCAGTCCGCGCGTGACTACGCCGCGCTATACGACTCGCTCAAGAAGGCTCCATGACCCAGATACCCGTATTGGCCGAAGGCCGTCCTGCCCCCCTCGGTGCAACATTCGATGGCGAGGGGGTGAACTTTGCCGTCTTTTCCGAACATGCAAAGCGCATGACCGTTTGCCTGTTCTCGCCCGACGGCAAGACCGAGCTGCACCGCCTTGATCTGCCCGAACGCGAAGGCGATGTCTGGCACGGTTATATTGCCGGACTGCGCCCCGGTCAGTTATATGCGCTGCGCGCTGACGGCCCCTATGCGCCAGAAGAAGGCCACCGTTTCAACTATAACAAGCTGTTGCTGGACCCCTATGCCAAGCGGTTGACCGGACACCCTGAATGGAACGATGCGCTGATGGGCTATACCGTCGGCGCCAAGACGGGCGACCTTAGCTTTGATACCCGTGACAGCGCGCCGTATATGCCGCGCTGTGTGGTCGAGGATCCCAGTTTCAACTGGGGACGGCGCCAGCGGCCGCGCACCACCCTCGCCCGCAGCGTGATCTACGAGGCCCATGTCAAAGGTCTGACCCAGTTACATCCCAATGTCGAAACCGAGGGTGGGTTTCTGGCACTGGCCTCAGACGCGATGCTGGACCATATGACCCGGCTGGGCATCACGGCGATCGAGCTGCTGCCGGTGCAGGCGTTTTTGAACGACCGGTTTCTGGTGGAAAAGGGGCTGACCAACTATTGGGGCTACCAGACGCTGGGCTTTTTCGCGCCAGATCCACGGTTCATGACTCAGGACGGCATTCACGAATTCCAACACATGGTGGCCCGCCTGCACGGAGCCGGGATCGAGGTCATTCTGGATGTGGTCTACAACCACACATGTGAGGGCAGCGAGTTGGGCCCAACGCTAAGTTTTCGCGGCCTCGACAACGCCAGCTACTACCGACTGGCCGAGGACAAGCGTCACTGCATCAACGACACCGGCACCGGCAACACGGTGAACATGGATCATCCCATGGTGATGCGGATGGTAATGGATTCGCTGCGCTACTGGGTTCAGGTGATGCATGTCGACGGGTTCCGCTTTGATCTGTGCGCTTCGCTGGGCCGGGTCGACAACAACGGCTTTGACCGCAATGCCGCGTTTTTTCAGGCGCTGCGACAGGATCCGGTCCTGACCGGCGTAAAACTGATCGCAGAGCCGTGGGACATCGGCCCCGGCGGCTACCAACTGGGCGGCTTTCCACCGCCCTTTGCCGAATGGAACGACAAATACCGCGACGATGTGCGCAAGTTCTGGCGCGGTGATGACGGCATGGTGCCCGATCTGGCCGAACGGCTGACCGGATCAGCGGTGCAATTCGACCATTCGGGGCGGTTCGCCACCTCTTCGGTCAACCTGATCACCGCCCATGACGGGTATACGCTGGCCGACACCACCGCCTATCTTGAACGCCACAACGAGGCCAACGGAGAAGACAACAACGACGGCCACGACAGCAATTATTCAGACAATTTCGGGGTTGAGGGGCCGACCGACGATCCTGACATCCTGTCCGCCCGCAGCAAACGTCGACGCAACATGCTGGCCACCCTGCTGCTGAGCCAGGGCACACCGATGATCCTCGCGGGGGATGAGCTGGGCAACAGTCAGGGCGGCAACAACAACGCCTATTGCCAGGACAACGAGGTCGGCTGGGTCGACTGGGCCAATGCCGACACCGACCTGATGATCTTTACGCAAAAGCTGATCGGCTTTCGCAAGGCGCATCCGATCATGCGGCAAAAGCGTTTTCTACATGCCCGCGAACGGCTGGTCGACGGGATCGAGGATCTGTTCTGGTGGCGCTCGGACGGCCAGGAAATGCAAGAGGCGGACTGGAATGATCCGGCGTTGCGGGTATTGTGTGCAGAGATGCGCACAGCTTCGGGAACGCCGCGGTATGCCGTGCGCGAAGAGGCAATCCTGCTGGCCTTTAATTCGGGGGATGCGTTGGACCTGATCCTGCCCGAACCGCCCCGGACCAAAGCCTGGGTGCTGTACATCGACACGGCGCAGCCGAAACGCGATGCGGAAGTGATCCGCGAGGGCAAACTGAAGATGGCGGCGGAATCGACGCTGGCGCTGGTATTGGAGCGGATGGATGGCTGATCCGATCGCGCAGCTTGCCGCGGCCAGGGGCATTGTGCCCGAGTTTCGCGATGTCACCGGGACGCTGCGGGTGACACGTACCGACACGCAGCTGGCGCTGCTGGCCGCGCTGGGTGAACCCGTCACCTCGGCGGCGGACGCGGCCGAACGTCTGGCGATGGACGTCGCGCAGGCTGGCGGTTTACCGCGATGGTGTGTGGTGCGATCCGGTGAACGGCCAGACCTTGGCCTCAGCCCCGTGACTGACTGGCAGATCCTGTGCAGTGGCGGTCTGTGGCATGAAGGGCGCGGACCACGATTGCCCCAGTTGCCCGTTGGCCGACATATTCTGCATGTCGCAGATGCGCGTTGCACGCTTTTGGTCGCCCCTGTGCGCCTGCCGTTGCCGCCCCGGCTCTGGGGGCTGATCGTGCCGCTGGCAGGGCTGCGCCCCCCGGCGCAGGGCGGTGTGGGCGACTATGGCGATCTGGCGCGGATGACAGCGGGCGCTGCGGCACACGGCGCGGATTTCCTTGGCCTCAACCCTGTGCATGCCGGCTTTGCCACCGATCCCGGCGGTTTTAGCCCCTACACCCCGTCACACCGCCGCCGCCTGTCGAGCTTGCATATCGCGGTCCCTGAAACCACACAGGGTGGCGGCCCACTGATCGACTACGCGACCGAGATCCCGGCACGGTTGGCCGCGCTCAAAGCGGCGTTCGCACAGTTCGCCGCCGGCGGAGACGATCCAGCCTTCGATGCATATATCGCGCAGGGCGGGACCAGCCTGCGCAGCTTTGCCGCGCATCAGGCGCTGTCGGAACGCCACGGCCCTTACTGGAATCACTGGCCGCTTCCCCTGCAGAATCCGCAATCCGCAGCGGTTGAGGCCGAGATGCAGGCGCTTGCCCCCCAACTTCGGTTTCATATGTGGCTGCAATGGCAGGCCGAGACTCAGCTTGGTGCGGCAGCGACCCGCGCCCGGAATGATGGAATGCGCCTGGGGCTGTATCTGGACCTTGCCGTGGGCACCCATCCGCATGGTGCTGAAACCTGGGAGGATCGCAAAAGCTTTGCCTTTGGTGCGTCGCTTGGTGCGCCGCCCGATGCCTTTGCCCGTGATGGTCAGAACTGGCAACTGGCGCCGTTCAACCCGAATGCACTGATTGACGATGGGTTTGGCGCATTGGCGCAGACGCTGCGACGACAGTTGCGCTTTGCCGGTGCGTTGCGCATCGACCACATCCTGGGGTTCGACCGGGCCTACTGGGTGCCCGACGGTGCGCCGGGTGCCTATGTGCAGATGCCGCTGGAGGCGATGCTGGCCGTGGTCCGGATCGAAGCCGCGTGCGCCAGCGCCGTCATTGTCGGCGAGGATCTGGGCAACATTCCCGCAGGGTTGCAAACCGCGCTGGCGGACTCAGGCATCCTTGGCTGCCGGTTGACGATGTTTGAACAGGACTGGGCAGATCCGCCGCGCTTTCACCGCCCTGACAGCTATCCACAGGCGTCCATCGCCAGCTTCAGCACCCATGATCTGCCCACATGGCGCGGCTGGCGTGCAGGTCACGAGATTGGCCTGCGTGAATCGCTTGGCTCGGTCACCGCAGATGTCGCGGCAGAGGCGCAGATTCAACGCAAAGCCGAGGTTGCCGCGCTGGATACGGCTCTTTCACCATCCGAAGATGCCGGGAGCGTCGACACAATGCACTATTTTCTGGGGGCGACCGCATCACGGCTGGTGGCGGTTCAGGTCGAGAATGTCCTTGATATCCTCGAACAGCCGAACCTTCCCGGCACGGTCAGCGAATACCCCAACTGGCGGCAGCGTCTGCCCATGGGGCCGCGCAAAATCGGCGCTGACCCACGGCTCGCGCGGGTTGCCGCCACGATGAAACGACATGGACGTTAGGAGAAAACCGACATGACCCTGCACAGCATCGCAACTCAGCCGATTGAGGGCCAGAAACCCGGAACATCCGGCTTGCGCAAGAAAACCCGCGTCTTCATGGGGCCGCATTATCTGGAAAACTACATTCAGGCGACGTGGAACGGCATCGGCGGCGTGCAGGGCAAAACGCTGGTTCTGGGCGGCGACGGGCGGCATTTCAATGACCGCGCAGCGCAGGTCGTGTTGCGCATGGCCGCGGCGAGTGGCGCAGCCAAAGTGATTGTCGGACAGAACGCCCTGTTGTCCACCCCCGCCGCGTCCAACCTGATCCGCCAGCGCAATGCCGATGGCGGCATCATCCTGTCCGCCAGCCACAACCCCGGTGGGCCGGATGGCGATTTTGGTGTGAAATACAACGTCTCAAACGGTGGTCCCGCACCCGAAGGCGTGACCGAGCGCATTTTTGGCGCGACCAAAACGCTGACCGAATACCACATCTTTGACGCGCAGGATGTCGATCTGGGCCGCATCGGCACCACCGCTCTGGATAAGATGCAGATCGAGGTCGTCAATCCTGTCACCGACTATCAGGCGCTGATGGAAACGCTGTTCGATTTCGACGCAATCCGGGCGCTGTTTGCCGGCGGCTTTCGCATCAGTTTCGACGCCATGCATGCCATCACCGGCCCCTATGCCACTGCTATTCTTGAGGATACGCTGGGCGCCGCGCCGGGATCGGTTGTCAACGGCATCCCCCTGCCCGACTTTGGTCAGGGCCACCCCGACCCCAACCCGATCTGGGCCAAGGATCTGATGGACACCATGTTTGGCCCGGACGCCCCGGATTTCGGTGCGGCATCAGATGGCGACGGCGACCGCAATATGATCGTCGGGCGCGGCATCTACGTTACCCCCTCGGATTCTCTGGCTGCGATGGCGGCCAATGCCACCCATGTCAAAGGTTACGCTGGGGGCTTGGCCGGTGTCGCGCGATCAATGCCAACCAGCCGCGCACTGGATCAGGTGGCCGAACGGTTGGGAATCGCCTGTTACGAGACGCCAACCGGCTGGAAATTCTTTGGCAATCTGCTGGATGCAGGTCTGGCCACACTCTGCGGCGAGGAATCTGCCGGCACCGGCAGCGACCACGTGCGGGAAAAGGACGGTCTCTGGGCGGTACTGTTCTGGCTCAACATTCTGGCGAAACGCCAGGTATCGGTGGCTGACCTGATGGCCGAACATTGGGCGACGTATGGCCGGA is part of the Puniceibacterium sp. IMCC21224 genome and harbors:
- the glgX gene encoding glycogen debranching protein GlgX, coding for MTQIPVLAEGRPAPLGATFDGEGVNFAVFSEHAKRMTVCLFSPDGKTELHRLDLPEREGDVWHGYIAGLRPGQLYALRADGPYAPEEGHRFNYNKLLLDPYAKRLTGHPEWNDALMGYTVGAKTGDLSFDTRDSAPYMPRCVVEDPSFNWGRRQRPRTTLARSVIYEAHVKGLTQLHPNVETEGGFLALASDAMLDHMTRLGITAIELLPVQAFLNDRFLVEKGLTNYWGYQTLGFFAPDPRFMTQDGIHEFQHMVARLHGAGIEVILDVVYNHTCEGSELGPTLSFRGLDNASYYRLAEDKRHCINDTGTGNTVNMDHPMVMRMVMDSLRYWVQVMHVDGFRFDLCASLGRVDNNGFDRNAAFFQALRQDPVLTGVKLIAEPWDIGPGGYQLGGFPPPFAEWNDKYRDDVRKFWRGDDGMVPDLAERLTGSAVQFDHSGRFATSSVNLITAHDGYTLADTTAYLERHNEANGEDNNDGHDSNYSDNFGVEGPTDDPDILSARSKRRRNMLATLLLSQGTPMILAGDELGNSQGGNNNAYCQDNEVGWVDWANADTDLMIFTQKLIGFRKAHPIMRQKRFLHARERLVDGIEDLFWWRSDGQEMQEADWNDPALRVLCAEMRTASGTPRYAVREEAILLAFNSGDALDLILPEPPRTKAWVLYIDTAQPKRDAEVIREGKLKMAAESTLALVLERMDG
- the malQ gene encoding 4-alpha-glucanotransferase encodes the protein MADPIAQLAAARGIVPEFRDVTGTLRVTRTDTQLALLAALGEPVTSAADAAERLAMDVAQAGGLPRWCVVRSGERPDLGLSPVTDWQILCSGGLWHEGRGPRLPQLPVGRHILHVADARCTLLVAPVRLPLPPRLWGLIVPLAGLRPPAQGGVGDYGDLARMTAGAAAHGADFLGLNPVHAGFATDPGGFSPYTPSHRRRLSSLHIAVPETTQGGGPLIDYATEIPARLAALKAAFAQFAAGGDDPAFDAYIAQGGTSLRSFAAHQALSERHGPYWNHWPLPLQNPQSAAVEAEMQALAPQLRFHMWLQWQAETQLGAAATRARNDGMRLGLYLDLAVGTHPHGAETWEDRKSFAFGASLGAPPDAFARDGQNWQLAPFNPNALIDDGFGALAQTLRRQLRFAGALRIDHILGFDRAYWVPDGAPGAYVQMPLEAMLAVVRIEAACASAVIVGEDLGNIPAGLQTALADSGILGCRLTMFEQDWADPPRFHRPDSYPQASIASFSTHDLPTWRGWRAGHEIGLRESLGSVTADVAAEAQIQRKAEVAALDTALSPSEDAGSVDTMHYFLGATASRLVAVQVENVLDILEQPNLPGTVSEYPNWRQRLPMGPRKIGADPRLARVAATMKRHGR
- a CDS encoding alpha-D-glucose phosphate-specific phosphoglucomutase, yielding MTLHSIATQPIEGQKPGTSGLRKKTRVFMGPHYLENYIQATWNGIGGVQGKTLVLGGDGRHFNDRAAQVVLRMAAASGAAKVIVGQNALLSTPAASNLIRQRNADGGIILSASHNPGGPDGDFGVKYNVSNGGPAPEGVTERIFGATKTLTEYHIFDAQDVDLGRIGTTALDKMQIEVVNPVTDYQALMETLFDFDAIRALFAGGFRISFDAMHAITGPYATAILEDTLGAAPGSVVNGIPLPDFGQGHPDPNPIWAKDLMDTMFGPDAPDFGAASDGDGDRNMIVGRGIYVTPSDSLAAMAANATHVKGYAGGLAGVARSMPTSRALDQVAERLGIACYETPTGWKFFGNLLDAGLATLCGEESAGTGSDHVREKDGLWAVLFWLNILAKRQVSVADLMAEHWATYGRNYYSRHDYEAVDSAAAQKLVDDLRQQLATLPGRDFAGLTVETADEFAYDDPVDGSRSEGQGLRITLSGGARIVLRLSGTGTEGATLRVYLERVETDPTRMQDNPQQALAAVIAAADAIAGIAERTGRTAPDVIT